TTCTACCCGTTCCACGCGTTCGCCTTCGACGCCATGTCGCTGTGCGCTCCCGATTTCCTCGCGCTCCTTTCCGGGGCCGGGGCGGAGACGCTGGCGAAGCGGTTGGAATCCGCGGGGGAGCGCGGGAGGGCGTCGCTGGTCCGCGCAGCGGGGGATGCGTCTTCGCTTCTGTTCGCACGCGGGGAACGCAGGTTCCTCGAAATCCTCTACCTTAAGCTCTCCCTCCTCGGGGAACTCTTCGATTCCCTGCCGTCGGGGGAAAGGCTGGCGGGACCGCCGGAGTTCCGTCCGTCGGTCGACCGGGCGTGGGTCGCCCTCGGAGCCGCCCGGAATCTCCTCCCCCGGTATTGGAATTTCCGCACGTCCGTCCTGGACATCGGGCGCTACGGCGAGGAGGATGCCTCCGGTCCGGGAGCCCCAGGCCGCGCCGACCTCTCCTTCCTCGGGGTGGCCTGGTTCGAGGCGTTGCTCGTCAATGCGAAACAGGACGGGGTCGCCGTTCGCGGCGCCCTGTCCGACCGTCTACGGCATCCTCCGCAGGGAGAGGCTTTTCCGTTTCCCGGCGCACGGGACCCGGCGTCCCCCTTCTTCGCGGGGAACCTCTTCTTCGATCCCTCGGCCGAACCTCTGTCCGAAGGAACGGCGGCGTTGTGGGACGGCGCGCTCGCGGCGGGTTGGTCGATTCTTCTCGCGGGCGCCGGCAAGGAAACGGGAACCGGGTGCGAAACGATCACGGCGGAGATCCGGACATTGCGAGAGCGCGTGCGTGACCGCATGTTCGAGGGCGGGACGCCGTCGACGATCCGGGAGAGCGGAACGCAGCTGCGGAAACCCGAGCCTGCGGTTTTTCCGCGGAAGCCGGAGCCCGTGGCCGGGGGGGATGACGCCGATGCGGCGATCGCGGGGATTCTCGACGTTATCCTCCGGAAATGGAGCGTCGGCTCGGCCGTCGCAAGTGCGCCGCCTCCGAAACCGAAGGCGAGCCTTCCCCGTCCCGCTCCGCCGGCCGAGAACGACTTCCTGGTCAAGACCGTCATGCTGGGAGCGCATCCGGGCCCCGTACGCCCGGCCGGTGCTCCCCTGATCGCGGCGGATCCCGCGTCGACGCCTCGGGAATCCGCGACGCGGCCCCCCGTCGCGCCTGCGCCCCCGGCCGCACCCGCGCCCGATGACACGATGGAAAAGACGATGATCCTCCGCGCTGGAAACGTGGCCCCCACTCCCCCGCGGACCGCGCCGGCTCCGTCGGTTCCTCCTCCGGCGCCGGACGATTTCCTCGACAGGACCGTCATTCTCGGGCCGGGGAAATCGGGAGTCGTTCCGCCCGCGCCGGAAAAGCCGAAGGCCGCTTCGGAGCCCGCACCCGCGCCTGCCGCGGAGCCGGAAGCGGAGTCCGACCTCGAAAAGACGGTGATCCTGAAGGCGCCGCTCGATACCGGAAAGATCCGGAGGCACGGGAGATGATCCCCGCGCCGGTCGTCTCCGGACTTGGGGAAAGCGTCCGCGCCGCGTACCGGACCGATCCGGTCGGCGCCGCAGCGCGGATCGAGCGGATCCTCGGCGAGAAGCTGGCCGGGGCTTCGCCGGAGGAAAGGATCGCCGCGGTGCGGGAGATCCGCGCGAGGTGCGGGTCATCGCGCCCTTCGTCGGGGCCGACCCCCGCGGGAAACGTCGCGCAGGAGTGGACCCGTCTCGCCGCCTTGCTGCTCGGGGACCGGGTGGACGTCGCGAAACTTCCCCCGGGGGAACTTTCGGAAAAGTTGGCGGCCTCCCTCAACACCGTCTTCGATTCCCTGAACGCGATCGTCGGCGGGATCAACACGACGCTCCTCGGGAAAAAGGAGGAGCTCGAGACGATCCGTTTCATCATCGGCTCGGACCTGGGAGGGAAGAAGGCTTCCGGTTCCCTGCAGGAGTACCTCGACCGGATCCAGGAGGCGTTCGCCGTGGCCCACCGGGCGTTCCAGGAGGCGGCGGAGAAGAAGACGGGGGAACTGCTCGACGAACTGTCGCCGGAAAACATCTCGTCGAAGGCCGAAGGGGGGCTCAAGTTCGGCCCCATGCGGAAGGCCGAGCTGTGGGACATCTACGAGGAACGGTTCCGGACCGTGAAGAAGGCGCTCGAATCGGGGAGGCTCCGCGAGTCGCTGCTGCGCGAATTCGAGCGGAGCTGCCAGAAAATGTACAAGACGGAGAGAAAGGGGAAATCATGAGACGCGCGTTCATGTTTTTGGCCTGCGGCATCGTCCTTCCGCTTTTGCTCGCTTCCTGTGCAGGCGGTTCGTCCTCCGGCGGCGGCGCGGGCAGCGGCGGGGCCTCCGGGGTGTACGGATACGAGAAGGACGCGATTTCCCTCCATTTGAAGGGAGATCCGAAACTCAACCTGTTCGAAAAGAGACCGCACACCCTGTTGGTCTGCGTATATCAGCTCCGGGATCCGAACGCGCTCAACCAGGTCCTTCAGGACGCCGAGGACGTGTCGAAGCTGCTCGAGTGCGGGCGGTTCGATCCGAGCATCGTGAACGCAAAGAAGTTCATCCTCCAGCCCGGCAAGGAGATCACCGAGGCGCTCGACCGTGCGGAAGGGGCCCGCTACATCGGGATCGTGGCGGGGTACTACAACCTCGACAAGCAGCGCGCTTCACGGATCCTTCCCGTTCCGGTCGCCGGCATGTTCGGGAAGAAAGCGTCGAAAATGGACCTCGATGTCTTCCTCGGGCCGGACGAGATCCAGGGGGTGAAGGAGAAACAATGACCGTCCACCGCCCCCTCTTCTGGCACCAGGGGCTCTTCCTCCAGCCCCAGCATTTCCAGCTCCACGATCTCTCGGGAGAGGTCGCCCACGAGCCGTACCGCAGGTTCCTGGAGCCGCACTTCTGGGGCGCCGGGAACCTCGAGATCCAGAAGGCGGCCCTCGGGACGCGGTCGTTCGGGCTGGTCCAGGGGAGTTTCCTCTTCCCCGACGGAACCTGGATCGAATACCCGGGGAACGCTCTGATCGAGGCCCGTCCGTTCGAAGAGGCGTGGGTCGAAGGGGGAAAGAGCTTCCCGGTGTACGTCGGGATCCGAAAGTGGAATGACTCCGGGGAGAACGTCACCGTCCTCAGCCGCCTCGCGGGCATGTCGGAGGTGACGACCCGTTTCGTCGCGGCGGCCGATCCCGAGGAAATCCGGGACCTCCACGCCGGCGGCCCCGTGGGGAAGGTGAAGCGGCTCCACTACCTCCTCAAGGTGTTCTGGGAGTCGGAGCGGGAGCAGCTCGGGGATTACCTTCTGCTCCCCGTGGCACAGCTCGACCGGATGGGCGAGGAGATCCTCGCGTCGGAGAAATTCGCCCCCCCGGTCCTCGCGATTACCGCCTCCGATCCCCTGCTCAAGCTGGTCCGGGAGATCCGCGACCAGCTCGCGGCCCGCAGCCGGCAGCTCGAGGAGTATAAGCGGCAGCGGGGGATCCAGACGGCGGAATTCGGCTCGCGGGACATGGTGTACCTGCTGGCCCTGCGATCCCTCAACCGGTACGTCCCGGCGCTTTACCACGTGACCGAGGGGGGGCAGGTCCATCCGTGGCCCGTCTACGGGGCGCTCCGCCAGCTGATCGGCGAACTCTCCTCCTTCTCTGAAGGGGTGTCGGTCCTCGGCGAGTCGCCCGATGGCACGCGGCTTCTCCCACCCTACGACCACCTGAACCTTTACCGTTGCTTCCTCGCCGCCCAGAGCCTCGTTTCGCAGCTGCTCGACGAGATCACGGCCGGCCCGGAGCACGTGATGCGGCTCCTGTACGACGGGACCTACTACGCGTCGGAGCTTCCC
This is a stretch of genomic DNA from Deltaproteobacteria bacterium CG2_30_66_27. It encodes these proteins:
- a CDS encoding type VI secretion system-associated lipoprotein, with the translated sequence MRRAFMFLACGIVLPLLLASCAGGSSSGGGAGSGGASGVYGYEKDAISLHLKGDPKLNLFEKRPHTLLVCVYQLRDPNALNQVLQDAEDVSKLLECGRFDPSIVNAKKFILQPGKEITEALDRAEGARYIGIVAGYYNLDKQRASRILPVPVAGMFGKKASKMDLDVFLGPDEIQGVKEKQ
- a CDS encoding type VI secretion system-associated protein, which produces MTVHRPLFWHQGLFLQPQHFQLHDLSGEVAHEPYRRFLEPHFWGAGNLEIQKAALGTRSFGLVQGSFLFPDGTWIEYPGNALIEARPFEEAWVEGGKSFPVYVGIRKWNDSGENVTVLSRLAGMSEVTTRFVAAADPEEIRDLHAGGPVGKVKRLHYLLKVFWESEREQLGDYLLLPVAQLDRMGEEILASEKFAPPVLAITASDPLLKLVREIRDQLAARSRQLEEYKRQRGIQTAEFGSRDMVYLLALRSLNRYVPALYHVTEGGQVHPWPVYGALRQLIGELSSFSEGVSVLGESPDGTRLLPPYDHLNLYRCFLAAQSLVSQLLDEITAGPEHVMRLLYDGTYYASELPPAVFEGKNRFYLVLRTQEDPKAVLETIETAAKLGSRENLPLLIARALPGVGLEHLPVPPQELPRRANSLYFSVDHHGEHWAGVEKGRNLAFYWDDAPEDLEAELMVVGRS